CCATCAAGAGGATATCGGCATCAAAAGACAGCGCCCGCGCGATGGAAGCGCGTTGCTGCATGCCGCCGGACAATTGCCATGGAAACTTGTTGCCGAAGCCTTCCAGATCGACCAGCTTGAGTACCTTCTCGACGCGGGCATTCTGCTCGGCCTTGGTAAAACCCATAATTTCGAGCGGCAGCTTGATATTGCGGGCGATGGTGCGCCATGGATAAAGCCCGGCGGCCTGAAAGACATATCCATAGGCCCGGTCCTTTCGCGCCAGTTCGGGTGTTGTGCCATTGACCATCAATTCGCCCGAGGTCGGGTTTTCCAGTGCTGCGATGGCTCTGAGGAAAGTTGTCTTGCCGCAACCGGACGGACCAATGAAGCTGACAAAGTCGCCCTTGTCGATCTGAAGATTGACATCCTTGAGCGCATGGACCGGCCCATCGTTGGTCTGAAAGGTCAGACAGAGGTCCTTGGCAGAGACCACATGGAAGTCGGAGTGCATCATCGTTGCTTGTTCCCGTTCGGATTATGCCTGTTTAAATAAGCTTGCCCTGCGGATGCATATCGCACCCGCAAGGATTTGTTCACCGGCTCGCATTCAGACGCCGCTTGGCGGAATGC
This window of the uncultured Cohaesibacter sp. genome carries:
- a CDS encoding ABC transporter ATP-binding protein, producing MMHSDFHVVSAKDLCLTFQTNDGPVHALKDVNLQIDKGDFVSFIGPSGCGKTTFLRAIAALENPTSGELMVNGTTPELARKDRAYGYVFQAAGLYPWRTIARNIKLPLEIMGFTKAEQNARVEKVLKLVDLEGFGNKFPWQLSGGMQQRASIARALSFDADILLMDEPFGALDEIVRDHLNEQLLHLWSSTGKTIGFVTHSIPEAVYLSTKIVVMSPRPGRITDVIESTLPKERPLSIRDSQEFIDIAHRVREGLRAGHGDGADDA